A genomic region of Streptosporangium lutulentum contains the following coding sequences:
- a CDS encoding serine/threonine-protein kinase, with translation MNVIGGYVLRRELGRGGMGVVHLATTPAGGLAAVKVIHPQLARDPAFRRRFDREVTAARRVARFCTAPVLDAGIEDDVAYLVTEYVKGPDLAQAVREQGPLTGADLEALAVGIATALHAIHGAGVIHRDLKPSNVLLSPLGPRVIDFGIAQLVDSQSLASQSILGTPAFMAPEQVRGEPVTPATDVYAWGGVIAFAGTGRLPFGGGSPPEVLYRIVNEGPNLGGLDERMRAVVETAMAKDPARRPSAQRLLDELVGGRPAPATTTVQVVRPAVNVTGVPEPPAVPRTQRDAPGPPASPGQSAAPESPAAPAWPAPSERPATAAWPAVAVAGARPARARRRWPWIAGAAALVVILVGGWAAYARLVAPELPYHADFARSWAIGASEGGRTEQDGEDYLLTANPGWRLWKSAPFPDEPAQGIVISSTLRLERGSGEFGVWCRGDAGAGDRYEFSLTGSGKASITKRHGGRSTVLYGPVQVKRAADNRVVARCGQRGERVALSMWLNDALVSETADTRDPYGPGAVGVYAAPDAADPLQVRFRSFDLRAAED, from the coding sequence ATGAACGTGATCGGCGGATATGTGCTCAGGCGCGAGCTGGGCCGGGGCGGCATGGGCGTCGTCCACCTCGCCACCACCCCGGCCGGCGGCCTGGCCGCAGTGAAGGTGATCCATCCGCAGCTGGCACGCGACCCGGCCTTCCGGCGGCGCTTCGACCGTGAGGTCACCGCGGCCCGCAGGGTGGCCAGGTTCTGCACCGCTCCCGTGCTCGACGCCGGAATCGAGGATGACGTCGCCTATCTCGTCACGGAGTACGTGAAGGGGCCCGACCTGGCTCAGGCCGTACGTGAGCAGGGTCCGCTGACCGGCGCCGACCTGGAGGCGCTCGCGGTCGGGATCGCCACGGCGCTCCACGCCATCCACGGGGCCGGAGTGATCCACCGCGACCTCAAGCCGTCGAACGTGCTGCTGTCGCCGCTCGGCCCGCGTGTGATCGACTTCGGCATCGCACAGCTCGTCGACAGCCAGAGCCTGGCCAGCCAGTCGATCCTGGGCACGCCCGCGTTCATGGCGCCCGAGCAGGTGCGCGGCGAGCCGGTGACGCCCGCGACCGACGTCTACGCGTGGGGTGGAGTGATCGCGTTCGCCGGCACGGGACGGTTGCCGTTCGGAGGCGGATCGCCGCCCGAGGTGCTCTACCGGATCGTCAACGAGGGACCGAACCTCGGCGGGCTCGACGAGCGCATGCGCGCCGTCGTCGAGACCGCCATGGCCAAGGATCCCGCGCGACGGCCGAGCGCCCAGCGGTTGCTGGACGAACTGGTCGGCGGCCGTCCGGCCCCGGCGACGACGACCGTCCAGGTCGTCCGGCCCGCCGTGAACGTCACCGGTGTGCCCGAGCCACCGGCCGTGCCCCGGACACAGCGGGACGCGCCCGGGCCGCCGGCCTCGCCCGGACAATCGGCCGCGCCCGAGTCACCGGCCGCACCCGCGTGGCCGGCCCCGTCCGAGCGGCCGGCCACGGCCGCATGGCCTGCCGTGGCCGTGGCCGGGGCGCGGCCCGCGAGGGCCCGGCGGCGGTGGCCGTGGATCGCGGGCGCCGCCGCGCTCGTGGTGATCCTGGTGGGCGGATGGGCCGCCTACGCCCGCCTCGTCGCACCGGAGCTGCCCTACCACGCGGACTTCGCCCGGTCCTGGGCCATCGGCGCGTCCGAGGGCGGCAGGACCGAGCAGGACGGTGAGGACTACCTGCTGACCGCCAATCCCGGCTGGCGGCTGTGGAAGTCGGCTCCTTTCCCGGACGAGCCCGCCCAGGGCATCGTGATCAGCTCCACGCTCCGGCTGGAGCGGGGATCGGGTGAGTTCGGCGTGTGGTGCCGGGGCGACGCGGGCGCCGGCGACCGCTACGAGTTCTCGCTCACCGGCTCGGGAAAGGCCTCGATCACCAAGCGGCACGGCGGGCGGAGCACCGTCCTGTACGGGCCCGTGCAGGTGAAGAGGGCGGCCGACAACCGCGTCGTCGCCCGGTGCGGGCAGCGGGGCGAGCGGGTCGCCCTGAGCATGTGGCTCAACGACGCGCTGGTGAGCGAGACCGCCGACACGCGGGACCCGTACGGTCCAGGGGCCGTCGGCGTCTACGCGGCGCCCGACGCGGCCGATCCCCTCCAGGTCAGGTTCCGCTCGTTCGACCTCCGCGCGGCGGAGGACTGA
- a CDS encoding MarR family winged helix-turn-helix transcriptional regulator, whose amino-acid sequence MLTETQPTAAPADEHEAYCAVEHQLGVLFRRSRALSAQMGRAVHPELEPGAYGILVRIGDVAPARSSDLAAYFGVGKATVSRQLKVLEELGLIEREPDPLDGRAHLLNLTDEGRQRLDRARSARQDRFHALLATWPKKDVRSLAQMLARLNDLTESIST is encoded by the coding sequence ATGTTGACCGAGACACAGCCGACAGCGGCCCCTGCCGACGAGCACGAAGCCTACTGCGCGGTCGAGCACCAGCTCGGCGTCCTCTTCCGGCGTTCTCGTGCACTGTCCGCGCAGATGGGGCGCGCGGTGCACCCCGAGCTGGAGCCCGGCGCGTACGGAATCCTGGTGCGCATCGGGGATGTGGCACCGGCGCGTTCCAGCGACCTGGCCGCCTACTTCGGCGTCGGCAAGGCGACCGTCAGCCGTCAGTTGAAGGTGCTGGAGGAGCTGGGGCTGATCGAGCGGGAGCCCGACCCCCTGGACGGCCGCGCCCATCTCCTGAACCTGACCGACGAGGGGCGGCAACGGCTCGACCGCGCGCGATCGGCGCGCCAGGACCGTTTCCACGCCCTGCTCGCCACCTGGCCGAAGAAGGACGTGCGGTCGCTGGCCCAGATGCTGGCCCGCCTCAACGACCTCACCGAGTCGATATCGACGTGA